From the Mesotoga prima MesG1.Ag.4.2 genome, the window TCGCAAAGAGATTGGTCACCCATGTTTATCCAAAAAGCATTGAAGCTTTAAGGCTACAAATAACGGTAGATTTTTGGAGCGCTTGAGACCAAAATATATTGATGGCTTTCGAGATTTCATTGCTTTGTCGTAACCTATGGATTTAGTTTCGTCAAGCATGAATGATTCTGCACCTCTTAACTCAGCCGACGCTTTGTTTCCGAAATCAATCAAGCCGTCTCATAACTCCCTCACCTGGCTTTGGAACCAGGTCCTCGAATCTGTCTAGGAGATTCATGATTTCCATTTCTTCTAGTGTTCTAGGAGCTGACACGAACAAATCTCATGCACATCTGCTCCCACTTACCTTAGAAAATCAGGAGAGGTTTCGAACATTTTGATTTGTCAATCGCATGAGGCGAAAAACTATATGAAGCTCATGCTTGGCCCGTGAAATTCCACGAATCTAACATGAAGCTAGTCTCCTTACCTTGAGTCAATAGGCTTCATCGAACTCGGCCGTCTTAAACTTTTCAATGTCTTAGTGCGCTAAATGAGAACTTAACAGTTCCGAACAAACGGATCCAGAGTATCTTTTAAGCTCTTCGACCAGCTAGACGGAGACCATTCAGCGATAAATCGATAACGACCTCTCTAAAAAGCCTTCTGTGCATCGGCCGATGACTTTCAGCTACTTACTTCGAGCTTCAAGTTTCCTCAAAAGATCGTTTCCCGTCTCAACTCTTATTGCTGGTATACATTCTCACCGCTTAGACCATCTTCCACATAGTCTCCTTGGTTTTCTCGTACAGCTCCCGGAAAAGAGAATACTGTTTCTCGTAGATCTCCCTATGGTTTGGGTCGGGGCTAATCGGATCTCTGAATTTGACCCAGTCTTTGATTCTTTCGGGTTTATCTATGAGCCCAACTCCAAGGCCTGCGAGGAATGCGTCACCGAAAGGCGCCTCAACGAGACTGGATACCTGTCTCATCTTATATCCCGTAATATCGGCAAAGATCTTGTTCCAAACCGTAGATTTGGCCACTCCGCCGACTATCCAGCATTCATCGTCAAGTTTCAATCCAGCCTTGATTCCATTTTCCATGTTGTGCCTCAGTGCGTATGCAGCACCTTCCATGAGAGCCTTGTACATATGCGCTCTTGTGTGAACAAGAGTCACTCCAAAGAAAACCCCCTTGGCAAAAGGATCCCAAATCGGAGAACGCTCACCCATGAAATACGGGAGGACTATTAGTCCATCGCTTCCGGCTGGAATCTTTTCAACTTCCCTATCCAGCAACTGGTAAGGAGACGTTCCAGTTCTTTTTCCGACAGACTCTTCGCTGTCTGCGAATTCATCCTTGAACCATTTTGCAAGAGCTCCCGTGGTTGCCGAGCCTCCAAAAGAGTAGATTCTTTCGGTATCGTGAACCACATATGGAAAACTGACCAGACCAAACGGCATTTCCTTTCCATCGTGGACCGTCCCCCAGCACGTAGAAGTCCCTACCATCGCAACATGTTCACCCTCTTCGAGTGCTCCTGCGGAAAGCTGGGCAACCGGCGCATCTATGCCCCCTGAAACGACTGGAGTTCCTTCGAGCAGACCACACAACTTCGAGCTTTCGGCAGTTACTCTGCCAACGATATCGCTAGACTTCACGATTCTTTCTGGAAGAAGTTCCATTGGTATTCCCAGAGCTTCGCACATCTCCCTGGACCACGTCAATTTCCTTATATCGAAGACGCCTCCAATATTTCCTGCAGAGGAATAATCGATCGCGTCTTCACCCGTAAGCAGATAAACCACATAGTCTTTCGGCGTCACAAATTCATAAGTCTTTTTCCAGACTTCCGGTCTGTTGTCTCTGAGCCACATGATTTTTGTGAAGCCGTAATAAGAATCTACATAGTTTCCCGTTATTGAGAAGATTTTCTCCTCAGGAATGTTTTCCTTCACCCAGCTTGTCTGAGCGGTCGCCCGTCGATCCATCCAGATCAGGCATGGATGTAGTGGCTTCATCTCTCTATCAACGGGAATGCCGGATCCACCGTAAAGGCCACTGATAGCTAATCCGGCGATTTCCTTCTTTGTAACATCCGCTTTTTCAGCAACTTCCCTTATTGTGTCGAAAGCGGCCTTTGCCCAGACATCTGGCCATTGCTCGGCCCAATTTGAACCTGGCTTTATTACGTCGTACTCCCTTTGAGCTTCTAAGAGGACCTCTCCTCTTTCATTCACCAGTACGCTCTTCGTCCCCTGAGTTCCAATGTCACATCCGATTAAGTACATACATATCACCTTCTAGATTTCGTCATTTTCATGCCTTAACCAAGATTGTATCTCATCCAATCCAGGTTCGCCGGAACCGAACACTTCGCCTTCCTTCCAGGGTCTTACAGACCACTTTCCAGCGAGAACTCGATTACATTTGCCGACATCGGATCGAGTTTAAGGAACATCTCCGTAGAACAGTTATCTAACACCTTTTTTTGAACTCTTATTCGATCTGGATTGTCAAAATCGTTCATCTCATCGGGAGCGGAACCGGTCAGCACATTTAGAACCGCCCTCTTCTTGACCTCGATTCCCGATAGATCCAGACGTACTTCCTCTTCCCTTTGGTAGTAGTTAATTAGCGCGACGCTTAGAACTTGTTTCTCTTCGTCATAGGTTGCCGACCCGTCAACATAAGGTACGCCGTTCAGCTTGAAGCTGTTTCGTCCCTCAACGAAGGTTCTCGTATTGATGTCGTAGGTATCGCAGTCTACCGCCATGTTTAGTCTAGTTCTACCGGTGTGATTAACGAAGAGGTCGAAAGCATGGTAAATGGGAGTGAGAACCATTTCATCTCCCTTCGTTTTTATCATGCCCAGAGCGTTTACCATCTGAGCAAGATTGGCCATTTGCACGGTATCGGCCATTCTATGCATGACCACAAAGATTCCCGCCGCAAAGAGGCCGTCCTTCAGGGCATAGGGTTCTTCAAGTAGAACGATGCCCTTGTCCATGCCTTCCTTTTCCGCGCTTATCTTGTACCATACGTTCCACTCGTCAAAAGAAATCTTCACATGATCGAGGCGCAGGTGCTTTATCAGCGCTTCGAGTAGTCTCAGTCTCTGTTCGCAATAGTAGACGGAGGCTACTGTTCCAAGATAATCATCGGACCCGTGATATTCGTGGATCGAGATGTAATCTATCAAATGCCCCGCGTGTTTCAAAACCGTCAGATCCCAGTTGGGGTCGTCTGCACCGACTGCTATCACCTTTATTGATCGATCTACGCCCTTCATGAACTGGGTGTACTGACGAAGTTTCTCGGCGTATTCAGCCGCACTGCAATGACCCACCTGCCACGGTCCGTATACTTCGTTCCCGATTCCCCAATACTTTACACCGTAAGGTTCTGGGTGACCGTTTTCTTTCCTCATTCTGGAGTACTTCGTAGGGGTGTCCAGATTACAGTATTCTAGCCAGGAGATCGCCTCGTCGAGAGTAGCGGTTCCCAAACTGACTGCTAGGTAAGGCTCGGTGTCAATCTCTCTGCAGTACTGTATGAACTCATCTGTACCGAATCTGTTTGATTCCACACCTCCCCAAATGTAGTTCGGGAGCTGGGGACGCTTCTCGAGAGGGCCGATCCCGTCTTCCCAGTGATAGGCAGACACGAAGTTACCGCCGGGCCATCTAAGAATTGGGCACTTGATTCTCTTTATAGCTTCCACAATGTCTTTTCTGAAACCCCGCGAATCGGACTTAGGAGATTTTTCGTTATAGATTCCATCGTAGATACATCTTCCAAGATGCTCGGTAAAGTGACCATAGATCATTTCGTTTATCTTCCCAAGCTTTCTCGGCCACACTTTCACTGATGTCTGCATCTTAATCCCTCCCTCGTATTTATATGGTGCTAGAGACCAGTCGTCTCCAGTCTTAATACCGTTACCGAATTCCCGGAAAAGGTTAGTGTAAATTCGTTGGATAGGTTGGACATTCCCACCGTTTTCGGTCGTACTTTATCTGGATTCTGGAATGTGTTTTCGTCAAAGATGTTGTCGGAGGTAATGGAGATCATCTCTGCCTTCCCGGTTACCTGAACCTCTTCGCCGATCTCAATTCTGAGTTTCTTTTCTTCGGGCCAGGGATTCACGATTTTTATAATCAGTTCTTTGCTTTCAAAATCGTAACTGCAGACATGATACAGCGACTTGAACCAGTAACCGATTATCTCTATGTCTTCATCGGTCAGTGACGAGGAGATAATCACATTGCCAGTGTTATCGTTGAACAGCTTCTGAACGTGATAACTGGGTGTTCCGTATACTCGAGTATTGTCGAACCAGATGAGGTCTGGAGTCCACTGTGACCAGCCCTCTCTGTTGAACAGAGGTGCGTAAGCGGCCATTATTACGATGTCGGAATTCCGCTCGAGGCCGGTCATTAGTGCTGCTTCTGCTATCGCTGCTTGAAGAGTGTTTCTGGTGCCGGCCGCGTGGGCTGCGTACTCTCCAAGCATCACCTTCGGACCAGATCTGTCATATTTGTCATATCTGTCTGTATTTCTTAGCATCCATTCCGGAACTGCATACATATGCTCATCAAGGATCTCGATACCATTGCTTCTTGCCCATCTCCATGCACGATTGAACGAAGCTCCTTCATATGAAGGAGGACCGCTGAAAATAATAGTAATTTCAGGATATTTCTCCTTGACAGCTTGTCTGAACAACGGGAAGCGATCGTGATACTCCGTTCCCCAGTTCTCGTTTCCAATGCCTATGTATTTGATATTGAAGGGTTCTGGATGGCCGAGCTCGGAACGCTTCGAGCCCCACAAAGAATCGGATGGCCCGTTAGCGAACTCTATGAAGTCGAGAACATTTCGAACCCACTCATCCATTTCGTCCATTGGACAGTATTCGGCACCCCTAACTTGGCATGACATACCGGCGTTGAAGATCGGAATAGGTTCGGCTCCAAGGTGCTCTGAAAGAAGCAGATACTCGTAGAATCCGATTCCATACGACTGATGATAGCCCCAAAGATTATAGTTGGTCTTTCTTTCTTCAATTGGACCTATTGTATCCTTCCATCTGTAGGCATTTTCGAGACTATCGCCTTCGACAAGACAACCGCCAGGAAATCTGACGAAAGCGGGCTTCAGCTCTTCCAGCATCTCAAGCAGATCGATCCTCATGCCGTTCCAGTTCTCTTCGGGGAAGAGGGATACCATATCAAAAGAGATCTTACCGGAGCCCTTCATCGTTATGATGAGTCTTCCATCATCCAGGCCTTCGTTAGGTTGCAATTCCACCGAGTATTTCTCCCATTCAGAGCTAAATGCCGTTCCCAGGTTTTTTTCGGCCTCAGGTTCACCTTTAGCATTGGCCAGCATAACCTTGATTTCACCGTTATACTCTTCGTCGCTTCGAACAAATACCGAGAACAAGTAGCGTTCGCCCTTTTTAAGAGGTATACCGTCGTAGCCATCATTTGAAAGGGATATCAGCTTGTCGTCAGATTGAATTTCGAAGCTCAGATACTTGGTGTTATTCTTGTTGAGAGGCCGATCAGTCTCAATCGAAAAGGTAGCCTTGCAATCGGATTCAAAGACCGCAAACCAGCCTTCGACAGGATCCTGATGCTCGAAAGATCGATTTCTTATCATTTCTGCATACAGGCCACCGTCTACAGCATGATTTATGTCCTCGAAGAATATCCCGTACAGAAGAGAGCTAACTTCTGGGCCCAAACTGCTTGGGTCTACCGTCAAGACATGGTCGGGATTCGCTAGAGCGGATGTGGAAAGTGAAACAGCAAGAAAGACCAGAGTGAGGATTATCGTCGTTGATCTCATCCGATTACCCCCTCGATCATTGTCCAAGAACGAGCGTGAATTGATTGTTCTCGTTCTTCTTTACGTTTATCGATACCGTCTCGGAGAAGTTCTCAAATGCTACCGTGATGTCGTATTCTCCTGAGAACCCGCTGAAACACAATTCTCCAGACGAGTCTAATTCTGCTTCAAATGAGGTCTTCCAATCTCCATGGATGAGTTTCATCAGCTCGTAGAACATTGGTTTTTCTGACAGGTCGTCACGAAGAAATCCGCTTCCGGACTGCCAAGCACGGTAGAAATTCCAGTAGGCAATTACCTCTACTGCGGGATGACTGAAAAACACCGTGTAAAAGATCTTTGCGATCTCCGCCTGTATCTCTTCGGCCTCAGTTATGGAGACATCGAAGGCATCGATAACCGCGGGAAGAGGGATTTGAAATTCAGAAATGTGAATTGGCTTGCCGAGCTGAGCCAGTTCATCTATAGCAAGATAGATACTTTCCAGTGATTGCAGCTGGCTTAATAGATCTTGAGCGGTGAAGATATGTGCTTCGGCTCCTATTACGTCTATAGGGACACCGTCACCTATCAGTTGTTGAGCTCTGGAAATGAAAGCTTTTCTTGTCCGCTCGTTGACAAGTACCCCGTACTCGTTAAGAACCGTTATGGCATCTGGGTCAGTCTCTTTAACAATCCTAAACGATTCTGCAATGTAATCGGGACCAAGAGCATCGAACCAGCTTTGAACAATAGGTTCGTTCACAACATCCCAGTACTGCACCAAATCTTTGAACTCTTCTACTTCTCTCTCAACTCTGAAGAAAAGGGCCTCTCTCACCTCTGCCCACTGGCCAACCTTCCCCTTAACTTCTATCCACGCAGGAACACCTACACTTGGGGGGTTGCCCCAAACCAGAGTATGGCCCTTAACAGGCACTCCATTTTCATTAAGCCATTCGGCTATCTTCTTTGAAGCTTCGTCTAGCCGGATTCTGCCTTGTGTAGG encodes:
- a CDS encoding FGGY-family carbohydrate kinase — translated: MYLIGCDIGTQGTKSVLVNERGEVLLEAQREYDVIKPGSNWAEQWPDVWAKAAFDTIREVAEKADVTKKEIAGLAISGLYGGSGIPVDREMKPLHPCLIWMDRRATAQTSWVKENIPEEKIFSITGNYVDSYYGFTKIMWLRDNRPEVWKKTYEFVTPKDYVVYLLTGEDAIDYSSAGNIGGVFDIRKLTWSREMCEALGIPMELLPERIVKSSDIVGRVTAESSKLCGLLEGTPVVSGGIDAPVAQLSAGALEEGEHVAMVGTSTCWGTVHDGKEMPFGLVSFPYVVHDTERIYSFGGSATTGALAKWFKDEFADSEESVGKRTGTSPYQLLDREVEKIPAGSDGLIVLPYFMGERSPIWDPFAKGVFFGVTLVHTRAHMYKALMEGAAYALRHNMENGIKAGLKLDDECWIVGGVAKSTVWNKIFADITGYKMRQVSSLVEAPFGDAFLAGLGVGLIDKPERIKDWVKFRDPISPDPNHREIYEKQYSLFRELYEKTKETMWKMV
- a CDS encoding alpha-L-arabinofuranosidase C-terminal domain-containing protein, with product MRSTTIILTLVFLAVSLSTSALANPDHVLTVDPSSLGPEVSSLLYGIFFEDINHAVDGGLYAEMIRNRSFEHQDPVEGWFAVFESDCKATFSIETDRPLNKNNTKYLSFEIQSDDKLISLSNDGYDGIPLKKGERYLFSVFVRSDEEYNGEIKVMLANAKGEPEAEKNLGTAFSSEWEKYSVELQPNEGLDDGRLIITMKGSGKISFDMVSLFPEENWNGMRIDLLEMLEELKPAFVRFPGGCLVEGDSLENAYRWKDTIGPIEERKTNYNLWGYHQSYGIGFYEYLLLSEHLGAEPIPIFNAGMSCQVRGAEYCPMDEMDEWVRNVLDFIEFANGPSDSLWGSKRSELGHPEPFNIKYIGIGNENWGTEYHDRFPLFRQAVKEKYPEITIIFSGPPSYEGASFNRAWRWARSNGIEILDEHMYAVPEWMLRNTDRYDKYDRSGPKVMLGEYAAHAAGTRNTLQAAIAEAALMTGLERNSDIVIMAAYAPLFNREGWSQWTPDLIWFDNTRVYGTPSYHVQKLFNDNTGNVIISSSLTDEDIEIIGYWFKSLYHVCSYDFESKELIIKIVNPWPEEKKLRIEIGEEVQVTGKAEMISITSDNIFDENTFQNPDKVRPKTVGMSNLSNEFTLTFSGNSVTVLRLETTGL
- a CDS encoding endo-1,4-beta-xylanase; translated protein: MSGIKKYFRKTEGESFGTPLKRYFVLILGLLFLSLCFGGSVLPIDIDISAFEERIEANRKVPIKIEIVDENGHPVSDAHVSVRQINHEFFFGNAPEYLIYAYAWTSYNRGRRFGIKPLPEEDLEVYKRLYLDLFNFATLPSFYWKDYEPTQGRIRLDEASKKIAEWLNENGVPVKGHTLVWGNPPSVGVPAWIEVKGKVGQWAEVREALFFRVEREVEEFKDLVQYWDVVNEPIVQSWFDALGPDYIAESFRIVKETDPDAITVLNEYGVLVNERTRKAFISRAQQLIGDGVPIDVIGAEAHIFTAQDLLSQLQSLESIYLAIDELAQLGKPIHISEFQIPLPAVIDAFDVSITEAEEIQAEIAKIFYTVFFSHPAVEVIAYWNFYRAWQSGSGFLRDDLSEKPMFYELMKLIHGDWKTSFEAELDSSGELCFSGFSGEYDITVAFENFSETVSINVKKNENNQFTLVLGQ
- a CDS encoding alpha-N-arabinofuranosidase, which codes for MQTSVKVWPRKLGKINEMIYGHFTEHLGRCIYDGIYNEKSPKSDSRGFRKDIVEAIKRIKCPILRWPGGNFVSAYHWEDGIGPLEKRPQLPNYIWGGVESNRFGTDEFIQYCREIDTEPYLAVSLGTATLDEAISWLEYCNLDTPTKYSRMRKENGHPEPYGVKYWGIGNEVYGPWQVGHCSAAEYAEKLRQYTQFMKGVDRSIKVIAVGADDPNWDLTVLKHAGHLIDYISIHEYHGSDDYLGTVASVYYCEQRLRLLEALIKHLRLDHVKISFDEWNVWYKISAEKEGMDKGIVLLEEPYALKDGLFAAGIFVVMHRMADTVQMANLAQMVNALGMIKTKGDEMVLTPIYHAFDLFVNHTGRTRLNMAVDCDTYDINTRTFVEGRNSFKLNGVPYVDGSATYDEEKQVLSVALINYYQREEEVRLDLSGIEVKKRAVLNVLTGSAPDEMNDFDNPDRIRVQKKVLDNCSTEMFLKLDPMSANVIEFSLESGL